Proteins from a genomic interval of Pseudomonas anuradhapurensis:
- a CDS encoding ATP-dependent nuclease encodes MPAKKNSDANPNQPLTSFLLDESFAESSNAEAFIVPLARKFNDFGYLIACSIGYRDKQGQIYWLEGRCAIQGEKDLFQAVGSLLSPDKPEIYHREIKKPFRTLLIDAKSYSFLRRTLGESQARKVLSSLQDVATTKSRTFINSWHDFYKEEVFTHAMIRSSEAYFAYRKAERILQGLQELDADARQPFSVVLKGAGPQAQFDFQFDSQNFLRGRIAVIIGQNGCGKTSALAKLSKVLADKESRSAEIINRPELNQVIAFIHTASVRQFSPSSKEGLARARIFTFNPASPRKQGEDSATTLLVDVARGHDAQGALLNHLSDILRTEFSEFEVFVPMKKDRLGESGRIASYDVDYMPFSEWKRGGEQRILNNAANVASGQSLRFVDKHGKERKLSLGQQAFLKFILVALANSGPASALIIDEPENFLHPNLISRFMRSLNKILNGTRSIAFVATHSPFVVREVQSAQVHVMRNEEGVLTVRKPRMQTLGANVASISNEVFGDDLPHHLYEELLELTEQESNTFSEALNKYSSELSAEALMRLRRMMEQ; translated from the coding sequence ATGCCAGCAAAAAAAAACTCTGACGCTAACCCAAACCAGCCACTGACTTCATTCCTTTTAGATGAGAGCTTCGCGGAGAGCTCCAACGCGGAAGCATTCATTGTTCCGCTGGCCCGTAAATTCAACGATTTCGGCTACCTTATAGCATGCTCTATAGGTTATCGCGATAAACAAGGGCAAATTTATTGGCTTGAAGGGAGGTGTGCAATTCAAGGAGAAAAAGATCTCTTTCAAGCTGTTGGCAGTCTGCTTTCGCCTGACAAACCTGAAATTTACCACCGCGAAATCAAAAAACCATTCCGCACTCTGCTGATAGATGCAAAGTCATACAGTTTTTTGCGGCGGACGCTAGGTGAGTCACAGGCAAGGAAAGTCCTATCTAGCTTACAAGATGTGGCAACGACTAAAAGCCGGACCTTTATAAACAGTTGGCACGATTTCTATAAAGAGGAAGTGTTCACTCATGCGATGATTAGATCAAGCGAAGCCTACTTTGCTTATCGCAAGGCTGAGCGAATATTGCAAGGCTTGCAAGAACTTGATGCTGATGCTCGTCAGCCTTTCAGTGTTGTTTTGAAGGGAGCCGGCCCGCAGGCCCAGTTCGACTTCCAGTTTGACAGCCAAAATTTTCTTAGAGGACGGATCGCAGTCATCATTGGGCAAAATGGCTGTGGCAAAACTTCGGCGCTTGCAAAGCTCTCAAAAGTTTTGGCCGACAAGGAAAGTCGATCTGCTGAAATCATCAATCGCCCCGAACTGAATCAAGTTATAGCTTTCATTCACACTGCCTCTGTTCGACAATTCTCCCCCTCTTCAAAAGAAGGGCTGGCGAGAGCTAGGATTTTTACATTCAATCCAGCAAGTCCCCGGAAGCAAGGCGAGGACTCTGCCACTACATTGCTTGTTGACGTGGCTCGCGGACATGATGCTCAAGGTGCTTTGCTTAACCATCTCTCGGATATTTTGCGCACTGAATTTAGTGAGTTTGAAGTTTTTGTCCCAATGAAAAAAGATAGGCTGGGAGAGTCAGGAAGAATTGCGTCGTACGATGTAGACTATATGCCATTTTCAGAGTGGAAGCGTGGTGGGGAACAACGCATTTTAAATAATGCAGCAAATGTCGCCTCTGGGCAGTCATTGAGGTTTGTCGATAAACACGGAAAGGAACGTAAACTTAGCTTGGGCCAGCAGGCCTTCCTAAAATTCATATTGGTTGCACTAGCTAACTCCGGGCCGGCATCCGCGCTGATTATTGATGAGCCGGAGAATTTTCTGCATCCGAACCTTATATCAAGGTTTATGCGTAGCCTAAATAAAATCTTGAATGGCACACGTTCGATAGCATTCGTCGCCACACACTCCCCATTTGTCGTTCGAGAAGTTCAAAGTGCTCAGGTGCATGTGATGCGTAATGAAGAAGGAGTGCTCACTGTAAGAAAACCGCGCATGCAAACGCTAGGAGCCAATGTCGCATCAATCTCTAATGAGGTATTTGGCGACGATCTGCCCCACCATCTTTATGAAGAATTGTTAGAGTTGACCGAGCAAGAGAGTAATACATTTTCGGAGGCGCTTAATAAATACTCTTCGGAATTGAGTGCCGAAGCTCTCATGCGCCTACGAAGGATGATGGAGCAATAA
- a CDS encoding HNH endonuclease, whose translation MRKVDPPVIQDNLLLSFLQHSRKGNAKAIVHRIADIAERYQAYDICNGDPWGIAEDASYIPLKEDLNEIYKAPPSVLNFIATLRSQLDGVCPVCGRDALGTLDHYLPKANYAEFSFYSKNLVPACDRCNNKRNNAFKGVNAGERPLHPYFDYFANNKILSVRFEPDWNAPLLTPIPYNVVGSQLAVVQWHIDNVLRRAGIDEYLTTQWGVLINGIRTFLPDRSSLASIKTELHRLESYEFECGKSANGWRCAFWHGLSLNDDALRYLQLL comes from the coding sequence ATGAGGAAAGTAGATCCGCCCGTCATTCAAGATAATTTGCTTCTCAGCTTTCTGCAGCACTCTAGAAAGGGAAATGCTAAGGCAATTGTGCATCGCATAGCTGATATTGCTGAACGCTATCAAGCATATGATATTTGCAATGGTGATCCTTGGGGTATCGCCGAGGATGCGTCATACATTCCACTAAAAGAGGACCTTAACGAAATTTATAAAGCACCACCATCCGTCCTAAATTTCATTGCGACGCTGCGATCTCAACTTGACGGCGTGTGCCCCGTATGTGGGCGAGACGCACTGGGGACCTTGGATCATTACCTGCCCAAAGCAAATTATGCAGAATTCTCATTTTACTCAAAAAATTTAGTGCCAGCTTGTGATAGATGCAACAACAAGAGAAACAATGCGTTTAAAGGTGTGAACGCAGGAGAACGCCCTCTGCATCCATATTTTGACTACTTCGCAAACAACAAGATCCTCTCTGTACGATTTGAACCTGATTGGAATGCGCCACTGCTGACGCCAATACCTTACAATGTGGTCGGAAGTCAGCTTGCTGTTGTTCAGTGGCACATCGACAATGTCTTAAGACGGGCGGGAATCGATGAATATCTGACGACACAATGGGGGGTCTTGATCAATGGCATAAGGACTTTTCTTCCAGATCGATCTAGCTTGGCAAGCATAAAAACAGAACTTCATCGGCTCGAAAGCTATGAATTTGAATGCGGAAAGTCGGCTAACGGATGGCGTTGCGCCTTCTGGCATGGCTTGAGCTTAAATGATGATGCGCTCAGGTACTTGCAGTTGTTATGA